One window of Candidatus Kaelpia aquatica genomic DNA carries:
- a CDS encoding sugar ABC transporter substrate-binding protein — MKITKSILILISILAWGCGKDPALDSNKVRFAFWGSPEEVRIITSVIKEWQRDNPGIKVVLEHTPYGGYSSKILTRIAGGDAPDVIAVEVGLFTSFYSKGVFLSLSPFVEKDESFVLNDFFSPIIEHFTIEGDIYGIPRDIAPFACIYYNKDIFDQHNIPYPDDDWDWDALLKTAKRLTERDEKGKIKSYGFYTWAWQNFVLANGGGLVDNVKVPSSIRLNTQASREGLEFYRDLILKHKVSPTPSALINMGMGVQMMFMTGRLAMLGSGIWETPALQNIENFDWDIAMFPKSPKDIRQVATGGTAYCILKTSKNPELAWKTIKALTSAQAMERIASIGLAQPSRISVAQGPYWAGSEEKPLNKKMLNEVVKSVVFPPFSANWREIEELYVKPKLDLFFNGQAELDDILPEIVEAGNKLLRE; from the coding sequence ATGAAGATTACAAAAAGTATTTTAATCTTAATATCTATACTAGCATGGGGCTGTGGTAAGGATCCAGCCTTAGATAGTAACAAGGTACGCTTTGCTTTTTGGGGCTCCCCCGAAGAGGTTAGGATAATTACGTCTGTTATTAAAGAATGGCAGAGAGACAATCCTGGGATAAAAGTTGTTTTAGAGCATACTCCTTACGGAGGGTATAGCAGCAAGATTTTAACTAGAATAGCAGGAGGAGATGCGCCTGATGTTATAGCTGTAGAGGTAGGACTCTTTACAAGTTTTTACTCTAAAGGCGTTTTCTTAAGCCTTAGTCCTTTTGTAGAAAAAGATGAGAGTTTTGTATTAAATGATTTTTTCTCGCCCATTATTGAACATTTTACTATCGAAGGTGATATTTACGGTATACCCAGAGATATTGCCCCTTTTGCCTGCATCTACTATAATAAGGATATCTTTGATCAGCATAATATTCCCTACCCCGATGATGATTGGGATTGGGATGCTCTTCTTAAAACTGCAAAGCGCCTTACCGAAAGAGATGAAAAAGGTAAGATTAAGAGCTATGGTTTTTATACTTGGGCCTGGCAGAATTTTGTTTTAGCTAACGGCGGCGGGCTTGTAGATAATGTTAAAGTCCCTAGCTCTATAAGGCTGAATACTCAAGCATCGCGAGAAGGACTGGAGTTTTATAGAGATCTTATTTTAAAGCATAAAGTATCTCCAACACCCTCTGCCCTTATAAATATGGGTATGGGTGTGCAGATGATGTTTATGACCGGACGCCTTGCGATGTTAGGTTCAGGGATATGGGAGACGCCGGCATTGCAGAATATAGAGAACTTTGATTGGGATATAGCAATGTTTCCTAAAAGTCCTAAGGATATACGGCAGGTTGCAACGGGAGGAACAGCATATTGCATATTGAAAACATCTAAGAATCCTGAGCTTGCCTGGAAGACAATAAAGGCTTTAACTTCTGCTCAAGCTATGGAACGTATTGCCTCTATAGGATTAGCGCAGCCAAGCAGGATATCTGTTGCTCAAGGCCCTTACTGGGCTGGCAGTGAAGAGAAGCCACTGAATAAAAAAATGCTCAATGAAGTAGTCAAGAGCGTGGTCTTCCCTCCATTTAGTGCTAATTGGAGAGAGATAGAAGAGTTGTATGTTAAACCAAAATTGGATTTATTTTTTAACGGTCAAGCTGAACTGGATGATATTTTGCCCGAGATTGTAGAGGCAGGTAACAAACTCCTGAGGGAGTAA
- a CDS encoding ROK family protein — MVEATEVLTDRERKNFSILDLVRRKGPITRTEISKETELNIVTVSNYVNTYIQKGLVIEGGLDVSTGGRRPVVLELNPKAAYIIGIGLDLLNIIGVVSDLKANVLIKVEKVRPEGTEDAMINAISDIIGEVISEVNVERDQIKGIGIGIPGIVDRKGGTIRWPGQMGSVYISTLKNMLEQKFQIPVFVENDATVAAFGEREFELESDIKNLIFMYSGVGCGIVINGQIYGGTGGCAGELGLPTLGKEEKNRWRGLDRWEADLGLRAAAIEGVKEKSDSKILELARGDSSKIDFKSIIEAVRAGDELAVSLVKEAGEELGVRIAYLIQIFNPEVVVIGGGIERAGSVLLDVIKKTVRDKTFEEIGNQVRIVPTQLGENSVALGAVSLVIQHIFTYLMV, encoded by the coding sequence ATGGTAGAAGCAACAGAGGTTTTAACGGACAGGGAGCGGAAAAATTTTTCAATCCTCGATTTAGTTCGTAGAAAAGGACCCATTACTCGTACGGAAATATCTAAGGAGACAGAGTTAAATATCGTCACGGTATCCAACTACGTCAATACCTATATTCAAAAGGGTCTGGTCATAGAAGGCGGTCTTGATGTTTCAACGGGGGGCAGAAGGCCGGTTGTCTTAGAATTAAACCCAAAGGCTGCTTATATCATAGGAATAGGCTTAGATCTTCTTAATATCATAGGCGTTGTCTCTGATTTGAAGGCAAATGTTTTGATTAAAGTAGAGAAGGTTCGGCCTGAAGGTACTGAGGATGCTATGATAAATGCAATATCCGATATTATTGGAGAGGTAATATCGGAAGTTAACGTTGAGAGGGACCAGATAAAAGGTATCGGTATAGGTATACCCGGTATTGTAGATAGAAAAGGCGGTACGATACGTTGGCCGGGACAGATGGGCAGCGTCTATATATCTACTTTAAAGAATATGCTAGAGCAAAAGTTCCAGATCCCTGTCTTTGTAGAGAACGATGCAACTGTTGCTGCTTTTGGAGAGAGAGAGTTTGAGCTTGAAAGCGATATTAAGAATCTTATCTTTATGTATTCCGGTGTCGGCTGCGGTATTGTTATCAATGGTCAGATCTATGGAGGCACTGGTGGTTGCGCTGGAGAGTTAGGATTGCCTACATTAGGAAAAGAAGAGAAGAATCGCTGGAGAGGATTAGATCGCTGGGAGGCCGATTTGGGCCTTAGGGCTGCTGCAATAGAGGGAGTAAAAGAGAAGAGTGATTCTAAGATTTTAGAATTAGCTAGAGGAGATAGCTCTAAAATAGACTTTAAATCCATTATTGAAGCTGTGAGAGCTGGAGATGAGCTTGCAGTAAGTCTGGTAAAAGAGGCAGGCGAGGAGTTAGGCGTAAGGATTGCCTACCTTATTCAAATATTTAATCCCGAAGTGGTTGTAATAGGCGGTGGTATTGAGAGAGCCGGCTCTGTGCTGCTTGATGTAATTAAAAAAACTGTTAGAGATAAGACATTTGAAGAGATAGGCAATCAGGTTAGGATTGTACCTACTCAGCTGGGCGAAAACTCCGTAGCTTTAGGTGCGGTAAGCCTTGTAATTCAGCACATCTTTACTTATTTAATGGTTTAA
- a CDS encoding carbohydrate binding domain-containing protein has product MMKKVSYLILVALFVATAVSFAQEDLLVSDFDSGVKPSNIGGDFGAWDRDPMDFSQTAIESFSTSDTRDGKGFCLRLDYDVDSPNPAYNGFWMKLNGSDVSGYTNFVIWVKGDKDRGFSPLFKVEMKNNKGEIGKYYVTGITDQWQKIEVPLARVAGISDFTNLDEFVVVFEDWRCEVKEGTVYFDDVMFE; this is encoded by the coding sequence ATGATGAAAAAAGTTAGCTATCTTATTTTGGTGGCTCTCTTTGTAGCTACGGCAGTATCTTTTGCACAAGAAGATCTTCTGGTTTCCGATTTTGATTCGGGTGTAAAACCAAGCAATATCGGTGGAGATTTTGGTGCTTGGGATAGAGATCCAATGGATTTCTCTCAGACAGCCATAGAGAGTTTTAGTACTAGCGACACCAGAGATGGAAAAGGTTTCTGTTTGAGGTTGGATTATGATGTTGACTCTCCAAACCCAGCCTACAATGGTTTTTGGATGAAGCTGAACGGTTCTGATGTATCTGGATATACAAACTTTGTTATCTGGGTAAAGGGTGACAAAGACAGAGGGTTCTCTCCTCTCTTCAAGGTTGAGATGAAAAACAACAAGGGTGAGATAGGAAAGTATTATGTTACAGGTATTACAGATCAATGGCAGAAGATAGAAGTTCCTCTTGCAAGAGTAGCAGGGATATCCGACTTCACTAATCTGGACGAATTTGTTGTAGTCTTTGAAGATTGGAGATGTGAAGTAAAAGAGGGAACTGTCTATTTTGATGATGTCATGTTTGAATAA